A stretch of DNA from uncultured Fretibacterium sp.:
TCGAGGGCGTTTCGCTCCTCAACGACGCGAAACTCGATCTGCTGGAGCTGAACATCTCCTGTCCCAACGTGAAGCAGGGCGGCATGAACTTCGGGGTCAGGACGGAGACGGCGCGCGAGGTCGTCCGCATCCTGCGCCGGGAGTGCCGGCACAAGCTCGTCGTCAAGCTCTCCCCCAACGCGGAGGACATCGTGGCCCTCGCCCGGGCCTGCGAGGAGGAGGGGGCGGACGGCCTTTCGCTCACGAACACCTACCTCGCGCTGGCCGTCGATATCGACAGGCGCAGGCCCGTCTTCGACAACGTCTATGCCGGGCTCTCGGGCCCGGCCGTCCGACCGATCTCGCTGCGCATGACGCATCAGGTCGCCCACGCGGTCAAGATCCCTGTCATGGGGATCGGAGGCATCGTCGCCTGGCGCGACGCGGTGGAGTTCATCATGGCCGGCGCAACGGCGGTGCAGGTCGGCACCGCGACCTTCACCAAGCCGGACATCGCCCTGGACATCATCGAGGGGATCGAGGCCTTCATGGAGAAGGAGGGCATCACGAACCTCTCCGAGATCCGGGGGATCGTGTAGGGGAAGTTTCTTATTCCACCTCCCCACCTCCCCGGTTGAAACCTACGGCTCGAGACGCTCCACGCCAAACTTGTCGGCGTACTCGTCCAGCCGTTTCCACGTGGCCGGGTCGAGCCAGACCCCCTCCTTCAATGCCTTTTCCCGGCGCTCGAACTCCTTTTCACCGTGGATGTAGATTCGCTCCTGCCCCTCGGCCCTGGAGCCGGAGCGAATCCGATCCAGGATGCCAGCCACATGCCTCTGGACCGCACCGGCGTCCCCGAACAGGTCCATGCGCATGGCCTGGAAGCAGTG
This window harbors:
- a CDS encoding dihydroorotate dehydrogenase, giving the protein MANAARPAVSFAGVAMKNPVVLASGTCGFGRELGGYFDISRLGGIASKGLTLNPRGGNEGIRVWETPSGLMNSIGLENPGVRGFLEDELDWINGHDVANIVNLGGHSIEDYIEGVSLLNDAKLDLLELNISCPNVKQGGMNFGVRTETAREVVRILRRECRHKLVVKLSPNAEDIVALARACEEEGADGLSLTNTYLALAVDIDRRRPVFDNVYAGLSGPAVRPISLRMTHQVAHAVKIPVMGIGGIVAWRDAVEFIMAGATAVQVGTATFTKPDIALDIIEGIEAFMEKEGITNLSEIRGIV